A single genomic interval of Zunongwangia sp. HGR-M22 harbors:
- a CDS encoding TonB-dependent receptor domain-containing protein, with amino-acid sequence MKLRFILLFYILFPVIMLGQINLSGKVIDKNNEPVAFANVIVTEKGTDKVKGKTTDKTGSFELKLSSALYEVEISFVGYTSWNETINLENKDIHLGVIKLAESATSLNEIVIQGKRPVIENKIDRLVFNVGNSTIASGGTAIDIIKVTPGVIANGNAISMIGRSGVGVMINGKLIQLSGEELLSYLNTISSNNIKSVEVITSPPAKYDAEGNAGLINIVLRKPKRNSWYNYARSNYTQRTYSGYALGNTFLFNKNKFSLYASIDGTLGNKAQYIESTIGYDEGIWQGKTDYKKRLDNLSGRFTLGYNITPKSSVGITYQGSISDKDVHDRDKTKIFNSQNIRVGEVISKGMNDREGENHDLNLSYEHQLDTLGKKLEAGLDYFQYKNDQSRVFTSERIDYNPQNYGVISSNTQEVTNYNFNLDILHPIGKTMFSYGGKMTFTNTVNQLASENLLGRSDDLILQNDHFDYDENIQAIYADATSNINEKWTLKLGLRLEATQTKGNSLTTSSEFSRDYLNLFPTIYFNHNPNKENSYNFSYSRRIRRPQFSDLNPFRWYINAISYTEGNPFLQPQTSHNFEFKYSYKNSIISRIFSSISRNGYGQIPSVDRENNQQIYIRKNFYNSTVIGASQIYLKDIFSWWKTITQATFYHFSSSYINNISLSTDLNKGFNFQFYSNHNFTLSKLASAEFTFNYGAPQTMLLFKTSSSVSVDLGFRLKLFDEKLHLNFSAVDILKTSARTTRAMTNGVPQEYYNYNDNRYFRLGLEYKFGNSKIKARTTKSGNRDEQNRAG; translated from the coding sequence ATGAAATTACGATTTATCCTTTTATTTTATATTTTATTCCCTGTCATTATGTTAGGACAGATAAATCTATCAGGTAAAGTAATAGATAAAAATAATGAACCCGTTGCTTTTGCAAATGTTATAGTGACGGAAAAAGGTACAGATAAGGTTAAAGGCAAAACAACGGATAAAACAGGAAGCTTTGAACTAAAATTATCTAGTGCTCTTTATGAGGTTGAAATTAGTTTTGTTGGATATACGTCTTGGAATGAAACTATAAATTTAGAAAATAAAGATATTCATTTAGGAGTTATTAAGCTAGCTGAGAGTGCAACATCTTTAAATGAAATTGTTATTCAGGGTAAAAGGCCTGTCATTGAAAATAAGATAGACCGGTTAGTCTTTAATGTCGGAAATTCAACGATAGCCTCCGGAGGAACAGCAATTGATATCATAAAAGTAACACCAGGAGTTATTGCAAATGGCAATGCAATATCTATGATAGGAAGAAGTGGAGTCGGTGTAATGATCAACGGAAAATTGATTCAATTGTCAGGAGAAGAATTACTTTCCTATTTGAATACAATATCCTCAAACAATATAAAAAGTGTAGAAGTCATTACGTCTCCCCCTGCGAAATATGATGCAGAGGGTAATGCTGGTTTAATAAATATAGTATTAAGAAAACCTAAGAGAAATAGTTGGTATAATTATGCAAGATCAAATTATACCCAAAGAACTTACTCTGGATATGCCCTCGGGAATACTTTCCTTTTCAATAAAAATAAATTTTCTTTATATGCCTCTATAGACGGAACATTAGGAAATAAGGCACAATATATTGAATCAACTATAGGTTATGATGAAGGCATCTGGCAAGGAAAAACTGATTATAAAAAACGATTGGATAACTTATCAGGAAGGTTTACACTGGGATATAACATAACTCCAAAATCTTCCGTTGGAATAACTTATCAAGGTTCAATTTCTGACAAGGATGTCCACGATAGAGATAAAACCAAAATTTTTAATTCGCAAAATATTCGAGTTGGAGAGGTTATTTCAAAAGGTATGAATGATAGAGAAGGCGAAAATCATGATTTAAATCTTTCATATGAACATCAGTTAGATACACTTGGAAAAAAACTAGAAGCTGGACTTGATTACTTTCAATATAAAAATGATCAAAGCCGCGTTTTTACAAGTGAACGAATAGATTATAATCCACAAAACTATGGCGTGATATCATCCAATACTCAGGAAGTCACCAATTACAATTTTAATTTAGATATCTTACATCCAATAGGAAAGACTATGTTTTCTTATGGAGGTAAGATGACTTTCACAAACACTGTAAATCAACTTGCTTCAGAGAATCTTTTGGGTAGAAGCGATGATTTAATTCTGCAGAATGATCACTTTGATTATGATGAAAATATTCAAGCTATATATGCAGATGCAACTTCAAATATAAATGAGAAGTGGACTTTAAAATTAGGTCTTCGTCTGGAGGCAACACAGACTAAAGGAAATTCATTGACTACTTCCTCTGAATTTTCCAGAGACTATCTAAACTTGTTTCCAACCATTTATTTTAATCACAACCCAAATAAAGAAAACTCTTATAATTTTAGTTATAGTAGAAGAATACGTAGGCCTCAATTTTCAGATCTTAATCCATTTCGTTGGTATATAAATGCCATCTCTTATACAGAGGGTAATCCATTTTTGCAGCCTCAAACTTCTCATAATTTCGAATTTAAATACAGCTATAAAAATTCAATTATTTCTAGAATTTTTTCAAGTATATCTCGAAATGGCTATGGACAAATACCATCTGTTGATAGAGAAAATAATCAACAAATATATATTCGTAAAAATTTCTATAATTCTACAGTTATAGGAGCTAGTCAGATTTATTTAAAAGATATTTTTTCATGGTGGAAAACCATTACACAAGCTACCTTTTACCATTTCAGTTCTTCATATATCAATAATATCTCATTGTCTACAGACCTTAATAAAGGTTTTAACTTTCAATTCTATTCTAACCATAATTTTACTTTAAGCAAATTAGCTTCTGCAGAATTCACTTTTAATTATGGGGCGCCCCAAACGATGTTGTTATTTAAAACATCATCATCGGTTTCTGTTGATTTAGGATTTAGGTTAAAACTTTTTGATGAAAAATTACACCTTAATTTTTCAGCTGTCGATATCTTAAAAACATCTGCTCGAACAACCAGGGCAATGACAAATGGCGTGCCTCAGGAGTATTATAATTACAACGATAATAGATATTTCAGGCTTGGATTGGAATATAAGTTTGGAAATTCTAAAATCAAGGCCAGAACTACGAAATCTGGAAATAGAGATGAACAAAATAGAGCAGGATAA